A section of the Lodderomyces beijingensis strain CBS 14171 genome assembly, chromosome: 2 genome encodes:
- a CDS encoding 40S ribosomal protein eS25 has protein sequence MAPKIQQTKAAKAAAALAGGKKGKKKWNKGKVKDKAQHIVILDQEKYDRILKDVPTYKYVSVSVLVDRLKIGGSLARVALRQLEDDGIITPVLKHSKQAIYTRAQ, from the coding sequence ATGGCGCCAAAGATCCAACAAACTAAGGCCGCtaaagctgctgctgccttgGCCGGTGGTAAGAAAGGTAAAAAGAAGTGGAACAAGGGTAaggtcaaggacaaggcTCAGCACATTGTCATCTTGGACCAAGAGAAATACGACAGAATCTTGAAGGATGTCCCAACCTACAAGTACGTTTCCGTTTCCGTTTTGGTTGACAGATTGAAGATTGGAGGTTCGCTTGCCCGTGTTGCTTTGAGACAGTTGGAGGACGACGGAATCATTACCCCGGTCTTGAAGCACTCCAAACAAGCCATCTACACTCGTGCTCAGTAA
- a CDS encoding mitochondrial 54S ribosomal protein bL34m, with the protein MLQHILKAQLSNVFRQPGHIPRLTQALPRQLSLTQPATPTISPLQSLLGLVQRRYKSRGNTYQPNTLKRKRTFGFLARLRTKGGQKVLARRRAKGRWFLTH; encoded by the coding sequence ATGTTGCAACATATCCTCAAAGCACAGCTCAGCAACGTGTTTAGACAGCCCGGTCATATTCCGCGGCTTACACAAGCGCTCCCTCGGCAGCTCTCACTCACCCAGcctgcaacaccaactaTTTCACCGTTACAGTCGTTGCTCGGCCTTGTGCAAAGGAGATACAAATCCAGAGGAAACACGTACCAGCCAAATACGTTGAAGCGGAAAAGAACATTTGGCTTTTTGGCCAGACTCAGAACAAAAGGCGGTCAAAAGGTGCTTgccagaagaagagcaaaaggaaGATGGTTTTTGACTCACTAG